One segment of Thermodesulfobacteriota bacterium DNA contains the following:
- the aat gene encoding leucyl/phenylalanyl-tRNA--protein transferase: protein MPVFLLDDSLAFPHPRFAEPDGLLAVGGDLRPERLILAYENAIFPWYSEGSPILWFSPNPRFILIPDEFRVSRSLKKIIKSDIYQVRFDTCFNRVIEECARIKRKDQHGTWITGDMIRAYIRLHEEGYAHSVEAYHEGRLVGGLYGISLGGAFFGESMFYLMSNASKVALYFLVEKLKSWGFDFIDSQVPTEHMKRLGAKAIDRESYWTMLKSSLTKKTKRGCWTGI, encoded by the coding sequence ATGCCTGTTTTTTTACTGGATGATTCATTAGCCTTCCCCCATCCCCGGTTTGCCGAGCCAGACGGGCTATTGGCAGTGGGCGGAGACCTGAGACCGGAAAGGTTGATCCTGGCCTATGAAAACGCCATTTTCCCCTGGTATTCGGAGGGGAGTCCCATTCTCTGGTTTTCACCAAACCCCCGTTTTATCCTGATTCCAGACGAATTCCGGGTTTCGAGGAGTTTGAAAAAAATCATAAAATCAGATATCTACCAGGTAAGGTTTGACACCTGCTTCAACCGGGTGATAGAGGAGTGCGCAAGAATAAAACGAAAAGACCAACATGGAACCTGGATCACCGGCGATATGATAAGAGCCTACATAAGACTCCACGAAGAGGGATATGCCCACTCCGTCGAGGCATACCACGAAGGGCGCCTGGTCGGGGGTCTATACGGTATTTCCCTGGGCGGAGCTTTCTTCGGCGAGTCCATGTTTTACCTCATGAGTAACGCCTCCAAGGTCGCCCTTTATTTCCTGGTGGAGAAACTGAAGTCCTGGGGTTTTGATTTCATAGATTCACAGGTTCCAACCGAGCATATGAAGCGACTGGGCGCTAAAGCCATAGACCGGGAGTCCTATTGGACGATGCTCAAGTCGTCTTTAACCAAAAAAACAAAAAGGGGATGCTGGACCGGAATCTAA
- a CDS encoding SelT/SelW/SelH family protein: MKRKPRVEITYCTQCRWLMRAAWMAQELLTTFESELGEVALVPGTGGIFEVSVDDETIWSRKEKGRFPDIKELKQLVRDRVAPDKELGHTDR; encoded by the coding sequence ATGAAGAGGAAACCGAGAGTAGAGATAACGTATTGTACCCAGTGCCGCTGGCTCATGCGTGCCGCTTGGATGGCACAGGAGCTTTTGACCACCTTCGAGTCGGAGCTTGGGGAGGTGGCCCTAGTTCCCGGAACCGGAGGAATTTTTGAAGTTAGCGTGGATGATGAAACAATCTGGTCCCGTAAAGAGAAGGGACGCTTTCCGGATATAAAAGAACTCAAACAGTTAGTCAGGGACCGTGTGGCCCCGGATAAGGAACTTGGCCATACCGACCGGTGA
- a CDS encoding gamma-glutamyl-gamma-aminobutyrate hydrolase family protein (Members of this family of hydrolases with an active site Cys residue belong to MEROPS family C26.) yields the protein MSKILVFQHVAYEILGTLDPLLRSSGFRIRYVNFGRHPDIAPSLDGYHGLVVLGGSMNIDQLDQYKHLATEIGLIQEAIQRDLPVLGICLGAQLVAKALGAEVRRNLEKEIGWYDVRITGEGRDDPLLGHFQDTEKIFQWHGYTFDIPEGAVRLATSETCINQAFRYGHKVYGFQFHLEVEESLIERWLKVPLHKKEIEDSQGKIDPEKIRRDTELYVDRLKLLSDRTFGRFIKLFRSRKKLESLPSR from the coding sequence ATGAGTAAAATCCTGGTCTTTCAGCATGTTGCTTACGAAATACTGGGTACGCTTGACCCGCTTCTCAGAAGCTCCGGTTTCAGGATTAGGTACGTAAATTTCGGCCGCCACCCGGACATAGCCCCGAGCTTAGACGGCTACCACGGCCTGGTGGTCCTGGGCGGCTCCATGAATATCGACCAGTTAGACCAGTACAAGCACCTAGCCACGGAGATTGGCCTGATTCAGGAGGCAATCCAGAGGGACCTGCCGGTATTGGGTATTTGCCTGGGGGCCCAGTTGGTGGCGAAGGCTCTGGGTGCAGAGGTTAGAAGAAATCTAGAGAAAGAGATCGGCTGGTACGATGTCCGCATAACCGGCGAGGGCAGGGATGATCCCCTATTGGGACACTTTCAAGACACGGAGAAGATTTTCCAATGGCATGGATACACCTTCGATATACCGGAGGGGGCGGTGCGCCTGGCCACCTCGGAAACCTGTATTAACCAGGCCTTTCGCTATGGCCACAAGGTATACGGCTTTCAGTTTCACCTGGAGGTAGAGGAGTCGCTCATCGAGCGCTGGTTAAAAGTGCCCTTGCACAAAAAGGAAATCGAGGATTCGCAAGGGAAAATTGACCCCGAAAAGATAAGACGGGATACAGAACTGTACGTTGACCGCCTTAAGCTCCTGAGCGACAGGACCTTCGGCCGGTTCATCAAGCTTTTCCGGAGCAGGAAGAAACTGGAGAGCCTTCCTTCCAGGTAA
- the cmr1 gene encoding type III-B CRISPR module RAMP protein Cmr1 has product MNKVSFELEVVTPLFLGGADGKTAELRPPSIRGAMRFWFRAMMGGIVGGNVDALKKLESNVFGSTDKASCFNLSLRGLNISKGVFSKDSYTGRIRKPGLLYLGFSLDARRGGERIQREYIKGGSRFILEIKPQGDADSTKFKAAFGALWLLINFGSLGSRSRRGFGCLSILNDLSIEGLPSFKLNANTPSDLVIYLKNGIAQIKALYQTFYNKSGMGVKSSPSFPMLSSTWSKIFVLNKTSNNWEEILDQIGSKLQEFRNHKEPDYTIVKDILQGKSEIKNTVKRASFGLPLPFFFRSLGNRTTLVKGTESERRASPLYIKVIRLANGSFTILITFFKNEFLSSSERLFIQGVKLPLPDYSLIDEFVSLLPLQEVKL; this is encoded by the coding sequence ATGAATAAGGTTTCATTTGAATTAGAAGTTGTTACTCCGCTATTTTTGGGTGGAGCTGATGGTAAAACTGCTGAACTTCGCCCACCTTCGATTCGCGGAGCGATGAGATTCTGGTTCAGGGCAATGATGGGGGGAATAGTAGGAGGAAATGTTGATGCCCTAAAGAAACTTGAATCAAACGTGTTTGGAAGCACGGATAAAGCATCCTGTTTTAATCTTTCTTTGAGAGGGTTAAATATTTCTAAAGGTGTTTTTAGTAAAGACAGCTATACTGGGCGAATTCGAAAGCCAGGGTTGCTCTATTTGGGGTTTTCTTTAGATGCTAGGCGAGGTGGTGAGAGAATACAAAGAGAATACATCAAAGGTGGTTCTCGGTTCATTTTGGAAATCAAACCCCAAGGTGATGCTGACTCTACAAAGTTTAAAGCAGCTTTTGGTGCACTTTGGCTTTTGATTAATTTTGGTAGTCTTGGAAGTCGCTCTAGAAGGGGTTTCGGTTGCTTATCTATTTTGAATGATTTATCAATAGAGGGACTTCCTTCATTTAAGCTGAATGCAAATACACCCTCTGATCTTGTAATCTATTTGAAAAACGGAATCGCTCAAATTAAAGCACTCTATCAAACTTTCTATAATAAATCGGGGATGGGGGTTAAGTCATCACCTTCCTTTCCCATGCTTTCAAGCACTTGGAGTAAGATATTTGTTTTAAATAAAACCTCAAATAATTGGGAAGAGATATTGGATCAAATTGGAAGTAAGTTACAAGAGTTCAGGAATCACAAAGAACCAGATTACACTATAGTGAAAGATATATTGCAAGGTAAATCTGAAATTAAAAATACTGTAAAGAGAGCCAGTTTTGGTCTTCCGCTACCTTTCTTTTTTAGATCGCTTGGTAACAGAACAACTCTAGTGAAAGGAACGGAGTCCGAAAGAAGAGCTTCCCCTCTTTATATAAAAGTTATTAGACTTGCTAATGGTTCATTTACAATCTTAATTACCTTTTTTAAGAATGAGTTTTTATCTTCGAGTGAAAGATTATTTATTCAAGGAGTTAAACTACCTCTTCCTGACTACAGCTTGATAGATGAATTTGTTAGCTTGCTTCCTTTACAAGAGGTTAAATTGTAA
- the cas10 gene encoding type III-B CRISPR-associated protein Cas10/Cmr2, producing the protein MSEDFWKLKIKAFLHDPPEKAIILMQEKGVSHEERAKELLREIIEDDGIEEVKRADTNASSADRINLPSFEKKFLDSPVIKHPLSGDGLDKINELSKTDSKAVVENAKTAVDKAIQEIKGECGEDPLKICLTLWRKLPDLIKNHSPNELRPFWSVLPADTRIPDHSIWNHRNATAAFAGGIVTLPASELNKEETIYNLSFLLFSLGPVQEFIATARKTQDLWMGSYILSYLSWWAMKAVVEEFGPDVIVFPDLYEQPLVDQWLASKIYLEQPNINRLSTPTLPNRFLAILPQMKEGKYQPSEIAQRTKESVISAWKEIAETVKKGLETKLGCKNQVWDKIWERQIGDFIETYWVAYDWKPNYQGVVAEYKSLIGTDESWEMGKLLSLYEDKSKSKYSPTLGTVYQLLYELTERSLGSRKAVRNFKQSEESNYKCTLCGVREPLHDGYKDLKEFWSQFADKGFREVRSKGKERLCAVCTTKRFAMRFYFDRKVFSNGNLGFPSVGTVATAAYQFSIVENVEKLRDAIQKFYDKVGGFLEKIEADSRIDSLPKIKKAVSEANDDIRRLLQEFIRIDGEWLYEESLNEDRLKKEYSFDKSRHGSEFKDAQEAADALRKEIKKLKIAKPSKYYAVLYIDGDNMGKWLSGELAPKITEIVHPEIKLEKDWNLKRPLSPALHSSISSALRNFSLKLVRRVVEEKYLGKLIYAGGDDVLAFVSLPDLLNVMRDLRAFYSGFIDENGNADFKKGNGFIEHDGELLLTMGKNATASMGVVIAHYLQPLNQVMNKVREMEKEAKKGEKNAFAISLMKRSGGTEVIKAKWYYDRDNRDFDTIEFIKELSDQLTNGALSTKFAYDFREKLKWIDKLSDQAIRSEVLRLIKRHSEKKQFKDDHEFDQHLRYTIEGLMRLRTELGKLEEVSKILSLAVFLSKQGSEGES; encoded by the coding sequence ATGAGTGAAGATTTTTGGAAACTCAAAATCAAAGCTTTCCTACACGACCCACCTGAGAAGGCGATTATCCTGATGCAAGAAAAAGGCGTGAGCCACGAGGAACGAGCAAAGGAATTGCTTCGTGAGATTATCGAGGATGATGGTATTGAAGAAGTGAAGAGGGCAGATACAAACGCCTCGTCTGCCGATAGAATCAACTTGCCTTCTTTTGAGAAAAAGTTTCTTGACAGCCCCGTAATTAAGCATCCCCTTTCTGGAGATGGGCTTGATAAAATCAATGAACTAAGCAAAACTGACTCAAAAGCAGTTGTCGAGAATGCAAAGACCGCAGTTGATAAAGCGATACAAGAGATTAAGGGCGAGTGTGGAGAAGATCCACTAAAAATCTGCCTTACCCTTTGGCGGAAGCTACCAGATTTAATCAAAAATCATAGCCCCAATGAACTCAGACCCTTTTGGAGTGTTCTTCCCGCTGACACACGCATTCCCGACCATTCGATTTGGAATCACAGAAACGCAACGGCGGCGTTTGCCGGAGGAATCGTAACCCTCCCCGCCTCCGAATTAAACAAGGAAGAGACGATTTACAACCTGTCTTTTCTACTCTTCTCACTCGGTCCTGTGCAGGAATTCATAGCCACAGCTAGAAAAACCCAAGACCTCTGGATGGGAAGCTATATTCTTTCTTACCTCTCTTGGTGGGCAATGAAAGCAGTAGTGGAAGAATTTGGACCAGATGTCATAGTTTTTCCCGATCTCTACGAACAACCGTTGGTTGACCAGTGGCTTGCATCAAAAATATATCTCGAACAGCCGAATATTAACCGGCTTTCGACCCCCACACTTCCAAACAGGTTTCTCGCTATTCTTCCTCAGATGAAAGAGGGCAAATATCAGCCTTCGGAGATTGCCCAAAGAACAAAAGAGAGCGTTATCTCGGCTTGGAAAGAAATTGCCGAGACGGTCAAAAAGGGGTTGGAGACAAAATTAGGATGTAAGAATCAAGTATGGGATAAAATCTGGGAGAGGCAGATTGGAGACTTTATTGAAACGTACTGGGTAGCCTACGACTGGAAACCGAATTATCAAGGTGTAGTGGCTGAATACAAATCTCTTATTGGGACAGATGAAAGTTGGGAGATGGGAAAGTTGCTTAGTTTGTACGAGGATAAGAGCAAGTCAAAATATTCCCCTACCCTTGGCACGGTCTATCAACTCCTCTATGAGCTCACCGAGCGCTCTTTAGGTAGTAGAAAGGCAGTACGGAATTTCAAACAGTCGGAAGAGTCGAACTACAAATGCACTCTCTGCGGAGTGCGCGAGCCTTTGCACGACGGGTACAAGGACTTAAAAGAATTCTGGAGTCAATTCGCCGATAAAGGTTTTCGCGAGGTTCGTTCCAAAGGAAAAGAAAGGCTGTGCGCTGTATGTACGACAAAACGGTTCGCCATGAGATTCTATTTTGACCGCAAGGTTTTTAGCAATGGAAATTTGGGCTTTCCTTCAGTCGGCACGGTGGCAACAGCGGCATATCAATTTTCAATTGTGGAAAATGTGGAGAAGTTGAGAGATGCGATTCAGAAGTTCTACGATAAAGTCGGCGGATTCCTTGAGAAAATAGAGGCAGATTCCCGAATCGACTCGCTTCCTAAAATTAAAAAAGCCGTTAGTGAAGCCAATGACGATATTCGGAGATTGCTTCAGGAGTTCATCAGGATTGACGGGGAATGGCTGTATGAGGAGTCTCTTAACGAGGATAGGCTCAAGAAGGAATATTCCTTCGATAAAAGTCGACATGGGAGCGAGTTTAAAGATGCCCAAGAAGCGGCGGATGCGCTCAGGAAAGAGATTAAGAAGCTCAAGATTGCCAAGCCCTCCAAGTATTACGCCGTTCTTTATATAGACGGTGATAACATGGGCAAATGGCTAAGTGGTGAACTTGCGCCGAAGATAACTGAAATTGTCCATCCTGAGATTAAGTTAGAGAAGGACTGGAATTTAAAACGCCCCCTATCTCCTGCACTGCATTCATCGATAAGCAGTGCGCTAAGGAATTTCTCTCTTAAGTTGGTACGGAGGGTAGTCGAAGAAAAGTACCTCGGCAAGCTTATTTATGCGGGCGGCGATGATGTTCTGGCGTTTGTTTCACTCCCCGACTTGCTCAATGTCATGCGTGACCTCAGAGCTTTTTACTCCGGGTTCATTGATGAAAATGGTAATGCGGATTTCAAGAAGGGAAATGGCTTTATCGAACATGACGGCGAGCTCTTGCTCACAATGGGAAAAAATGCCACGGCCAGCATGGGCGTTGTGATAGCTCATTACCTTCAGCCGCTAAATCAAGTGATGAATAAAGTTAGAGAAATGGAGAAGGAGGCAAAGAAGGGTGAGAAAAATGCCTTTGCTATATCATTAATGAAACGCTCCGGCGGGACTGAGGTTATAAAAGCCAAGTGGTATTACGACAGGGACAATAGAGACTTCGACACCATAGAGTTTATTAAAGAACTCTCAGACCAACTCACAAACGGAGCGCTTTCCACTAAGTTTGCCTACGACTTTAGGGAAAAGCTGAAGTGGATAGACAAGCTAAGTGACCAAGCCATAAGGTCTGAAGTACTTAGGCTTATTAAACGGCACAGTGAGAAGAAACAATTCAAAGATGATCATGAATTTGACCAGCATCTTCGATATACAATAGAAGGATTAATGAGACTTCGCACAGAACTTGGCAAGCTAGAAGAGGTTTCAAAGATTCTGAGTCTTGCCGTCTTTCTTTCAAAACAGGGAAGCGAGGGTGAATCATGA
- the cmr3 gene encoding type III-B CRISPR module-associated protein Cmr3 → MRIFIEPLDVVLFRDGKPFSAEEDIIASSIFPPFPSTFYGAMRTETLSRQNFKFQPLSQIKNNSQYLNQIDSLTHDLRIVGPFIADENHLEYFPIPKDIVEIKGQDKKYIRLKPTISPTFKSDLSTDISPLWVKTNYDEHIEDGKGFISESQMKIYLEGRQDKWSILNPGEVFHREERVGIKRPGATKTSEEGFFYIAEFVRLNSQFGFTLDIEGNVTLSDNGFFRLGGESRAASYRKIEDRKWEDDAIKKKVRETRKFKLYLLSHAIFEKGWIADWMHTGEKDGLTFKLISACVGKPVSVGGFDIVENRPKPMKKAVPAGSVYFFELLEGNVDELFKAFQFKSISDEKQKEGFGITLVGGWNNV, encoded by the coding sequence ATGAGAATATTCATCGAGCCTTTGGATGTAGTGCTTTTTCGGGACGGCAAGCCGTTTTCTGCTGAGGAAGATATTATTGCTTCAAGTATTTTTCCCCCGTTTCCAAGCACGTTTTACGGCGCCATGAGAACGGAGACTCTAAGTCGGCAGAATTTCAAGTTCCAACCTCTATCACAAATCAAAAATAATTCCCAATATCTGAATCAGATTGATTCCCTGACACATGATTTGAGGATTGTCGGCCCCTTCATAGCAGATGAAAACCATCTTGAATATTTCCCGATTCCAAAGGACATAGTGGAAATCAAAGGACAAGATAAAAAGTACATTCGGCTAAAGCCCACAATCTCACCTACGTTTAAAAGCGACTTATCAACCGATATTAGTCCATTATGGGTAAAGACAAACTATGACGAGCACATTGAAGATGGGAAAGGGTTTATCAGTGAGAGTCAAATGAAAATTTACTTGGAAGGTAGGCAAGATAAATGGTCAATCCTCAACCCTGGAGAAGTTTTTCATAGGGAAGAACGAGTAGGGATTAAAAGGCCTGGAGCAACGAAAACCTCTGAAGAGGGTTTTTTCTACATTGCCGAATTTGTCAGGCTAAACAGCCAATTCGGGTTTACGCTCGATATAGAAGGCAATGTAACCCTTTCGGACAATGGTTTTTTCAGGCTTGGAGGAGAATCAAGAGCGGCATCCTATAGAAAGATTGAAGATAGAAAGTGGGAGGATGATGCAATCAAGAAGAAAGTTAGAGAAACCCGCAAATTCAAACTCTATTTGCTTAGCCACGCTATTTTCGAGAAAGGCTGGATTGCCGATTGGATGCACACGGGCGAGAAAGACGGGCTGACATTTAAGCTCATCTCCGCCTGTGTGGGGAAGCCTGTTTCTGTCGGCGGATTCGATATTGTCGAGAACAGACCGAAGCCGATGAAAAAGGCTGTTCCTGCAGGGAGCGTTTACTTCTTTGAACTGCTGGAAGGAAACGTTGATGAACTTTTTAAAGCGTTTCAGTTCAAATCAATCTCAGATGAAAAGCAAAAAGAAGGTTTTGGCATAACTTTGGTAGGAGGTTGGAACAATGTTTAA
- the cmr4 gene encoding type III-B CRISPR module RAMP protein Cmr4 yields the protein MFKRAKVLFLYTETPLHTGSGSSLSVVDLPIQRERHTNLPMVQASGLKGSLRDYAEQNYKNDANAKTKITLVFGPEKDGSEHAGAISFTDARLLLFPVRSLKGIFAWVTCPSVLQRFVRDLTIAGVSAKVDNKDLNVPSVSDNEALVTNTSEVIVDNKVVLEEFSFIAEKRSEADGIAKWISENATPQSDEYKPWKEKILKNLVILPDNAFRDFTEFSTEVIARTKIQTETKTVAPGALWYEEHLPSDTLLYSLALASDPLGANKPNDFQTANDVLKFIADLQIDRFQLGGDETVGRGIVKLRILGG from the coding sequence ATGTTTAAACGAGCTAAGGTTTTATTTCTCTACACTGAAACTCCGCTTCACACGGGAAGCGGGTCGTCACTTAGTGTTGTAGATTTGCCGATTCAACGCGAGAGGCATACGAACTTGCCTATGGTTCAGGCATCTGGGTTGAAGGGAAGTTTGAGAGACTATGCTGAACAAAATTATAAAAATGATGCTAACGCAAAGACTAAGATAACACTTGTTTTTGGTCCAGAAAAAGACGGAAGTGAACACGCCGGAGCAATTTCTTTCACGGATGCAAGACTTCTTCTTTTTCCTGTCCGTTCACTGAAGGGCATTTTCGCATGGGTAACCTGTCCTTCTGTTCTTCAAAGATTTGTTCGAGACTTAACAATCGCTGGTGTGAGTGCCAAAGTTGACAACAAAGATTTAAATGTTCCGAGCGTAAGTGATAATGAAGCATTAGTAACAAACACGTCTGAGGTGATTGTAGATAACAAAGTGGTTCTTGAAGAGTTTTCTTTTATCGCCGAGAAACGTAGTGAAGCTGACGGTATCGCAAAGTGGATTTCTGAGAATGCCACACCTCAAAGTGATGAATACAAGCCCTGGAAAGAAAAGATACTCAAAAATCTTGTCATACTTCCTGACAATGCATTTCGTGATTTTACGGAATTCTCTACAGAAGTAATAGCTAGAACTAAAATTCAGACTGAGACAAAAACGGTTGCGCCTGGCGCTCTCTGGTACGAAGAACATTTGCCGAGCGATACTCTTCTCTACTCCCTCGCTTTAGCTTCCGATCCGCTTGGAGCTAATAAACCCAATGACTTTCAAACAGCAAATGATGTACTCAAATTCATAGCAGACCTTCAGATAGATCGATTTCAACTAGGCGGAGATGAAACGGTGGGTAGAGGAATTGTGAAACTCCGGATTCTGGGAGGTTAG
- the cmr5 gene encoding type III-B CRISPR module-associated protein Cmr5 translates to MGKDEKKESLIQTLEQKRASKAWDFVNNLNKEIEEKLLSEKDKQDQDKKKRKIEEARKKYRSLALKTPVLVLINGLGQTLAFFKSKGGEHELLYEHLSNWLISESKIYEQGELVQKVISGDSAKYRQATTETLAFLNWLKRFAEAVLPPEESGQ, encoded by the coding sequence ATGGGAAAAGATGAGAAAAAAGAGAGCCTGATACAAACACTTGAGCAAAAGAGGGCGAGCAAGGCTTGGGATTTTGTGAACAACCTCAATAAAGAGATAGAAGAAAAACTTTTGAGTGAGAAAGATAAACAAGACCAAGACAAGAAAAAAAGAAAGATTGAAGAAGCTAGAAAAAAATATAGGTCGTTAGCACTAAAAACTCCTGTTCTGGTTTTGATTAATGGTCTGGGACAAACTTTAGCATTCTTCAAATCAAAGGGCGGTGAGCATGAGTTACTATACGAACACCTAAGCAATTGGCTCATCAGTGAAAGTAAGATTTATGAGCAGGGTGAGTTGGTTCAAAAAGTCATTAGCGGAGATAGTGCAAAATACCGCCAAGCCACAACCGAGACTCTGGCATTTTTGAACTGGCTAAAGCGCTTTGCCGAGGCTGTATTGCCACCTGAGGAGAGTGGGCAATGA
- the cmr6 gene encoding type III-B CRISPR module RAMP protein Cmr6: MNKRGTDRGKGKPHSSPAGEMVVFPLSSDVWNIIEKNQTSCQNIGLLLSKYVKWNVNWLATNLEAEFERLRKSKAQLLDKKTVYNPAVTVASNSASEASSHLRNYFERFKATLSSLEKSGWKVERLSNVKTQWRMVVGLGSGSILETSMTFHRIYGFPIIPGSGLKGLAKAYANTVENIPDSDQQITDVFGSQSSEKPSQGKVIFFDAIPVKFPKLKLDIMNPHYQDYYSDPSGKTPPADYLSPNPIFFLTVGEGAEFYFAVASKEEHLAKLAKGWLENALKELGVGAKTSAGYGYFE; encoded by the coding sequence ATGAATAAACGTGGAACAGATAGAGGCAAAGGAAAACCACACTCTTCTCCAGCAGGAGAAATGGTGGTCTTTCCATTGTCAAGTGATGTATGGAATATTATCGAGAAAAATCAAACATCATGTCAAAACATAGGTCTTTTGCTTTCCAAGTATGTCAAATGGAACGTAAACTGGCTAGCAACAAATTTAGAAGCTGAGTTTGAGAGATTAAGAAAGAGCAAGGCACAACTTTTAGATAAAAAGACGGTTTACAATCCTGCCGTTACTGTTGCTAGCAACTCAGCTAGTGAAGCCTCCTCACATCTTAGGAATTACTTTGAACGGTTCAAAGCCACCCTCTCATCACTGGAAAAAAGCGGATGGAAAGTGGAACGCCTTAGTAATGTAAAAACCCAGTGGCGGATGGTTGTCGGGCTTGGCTCCGGCAGTATTCTTGAGACAAGCATGACCTTTCATCGAATCTATGGTTTCCCAATAATTCCAGGGAGTGGATTGAAGGGATTAGCAAAGGCCTATGCGAACACGGTGGAAAACATACCTGACTCTGACCAGCAAATTACTGACGTATTTGGCTCTCAGTCTTCAGAAAAGCCGAGTCAAGGCAAAGTAATTTTTTTCGATGCGATTCCCGTCAAGTTCCCCAAACTCAAATTGGATATAATGAACCCGCACTATCAGGATTACTACAGCGACCCATCTGGCAAAACACCACCTGCAGATTACCTGAGTCCTAATCCTATCTTCTTTCTAACCGTAGGTGAAGGAGCAGAGTTTTATTTCGCTGTGGCTTCTAAAGAAGAACACCTTGCCAAATTAGCTAAAGGTTGGCTTGAAAATGCCCTCAAAGAACTTGGAGTCGGGGCGAAGACAAGTGCAGGATATGGGTATTTTGAGTAG
- a CDS encoding putative CRISPR-associated protein: MRKMVLTTVGTSLIYHLVEKKTNLKNYADGIEGKPSKELDNYRREYDVLKKESLSHLKSLNLDKSTDLDKSSAEIKSLLKLGIGNSDVVYLFATETIDGKLCAEVLKDFIEEEFGCDVKLEEINGLQVSNPELFKKTGVRNYIDKATKIIENHHYQLILNTTGGFKAVVPYTTLLGMLFQIPVFYIFEETQSLIELPPLPLEYNFKIIEELKDKFYRIDLETSIPYDEFRKGIDDEKYKQCIALIEEEKGYVTLSAIGIAIWEKYKEDNPPLAPKSKKSPDEKDHLRELKQEPSRTGKFEKFREKLKNHDRIDDFWYLKGCNPSDKKIEIIGDELHIYYEGIALRVRTTAQYPKQFEVIKKGLEELLI; the protein is encoded by the coding sequence ATGAGAAAGATGGTTCTTACAACAGTCGGAACATCTTTGATTTACCACTTAGTAGAGAAAAAGACCAATTTAAAGAACTACGCCGACGGAATCGAAGGTAAGCCCTCTAAAGAATTAGATAATTATCGCAGGGAATATGACGTTCTAAAAAAAGAAAGCCTAAGTCATTTGAAAAGCTTGAATCTTGATAAAAGTACTGATTTGGATAAATCATCCGCTGAAATCAAGAGTCTGCTTAAGCTAGGAATCGGTAATAGCGACGTGGTTTATCTCTTCGCAACCGAAACGATAGATGGAAAATTGTGTGCAGAAGTTCTCAAAGATTTCATCGAGGAGGAGTTTGGTTGTGATGTAAAACTCGAAGAAATTAACGGACTACAAGTCTCTAATCCAGAGCTTTTTAAGAAAACTGGAGTTAGAAATTATATTGATAAAGCGACCAAAATTATTGAAAATCACCATTATCAATTGATTTTAAATACTACAGGCGGTTTTAAGGCCGTCGTTCCTTACACAACTCTTCTCGGCATGCTCTTTCAAATCCCTGTCTTCTATATTTTTGAGGAAACCCAAAGCCTTATCGAACTCCCCCCACTGCCCTTAGAATACAACTTTAAAATAATCGAAGAACTAAAGGACAAGTTCTATAGAATAGACTTAGAAACAAGCATCCCCTATGATGAATTTAGAAAAGGTATAGATGATGAGAAGTATAAACAGTGCATAGCATTAATAGAAGAAGAAAAAGGTTACGTCACTCTTTCTGCAATAGGAATTGCAATATGGGAAAAATACAAAGAAGACAATCCACCCCTTGCCCCCAAAAGCAAGAAATCTCCAGATGAGAAAGACCACTTGAGGGAGTTAAAGCAAGAACCATCAAGGACTGGCAAATTTGAAAAGTTTAGAGAGAAATTAAAAAATCACGATCGGATAGATGACTTTTGGTATTTAAAAGGGTGTAATCCCTCTGATAAAAAGATAGAAATTATAGGAGATGAACTTCATATATATTATGAAGGAATAGCATTGAGAGTTAGAACCACTGCTCAATATCCTAAACAATTTGAAGTCATAAAAAAGGGACTGGAAGAGCTTTTAATATGA